Below is a genomic region from Rhodohalobacter mucosus.
AGACCGCCTTCAGGTTGGGAAACTGATCCAGAACTCCCTCCGGGTGATTCCATGCAACCGCAAACTGAACCCTTTGAGGCTGCGATACGGCGGGCCAGATTTCGACCTCTGCATTCGCATCCTGCTTCAGGATTTCCTCCCTGAACGGTTCCATGTTTCTGTTGCGGGCAACAAGTACGATCGACATGCTTAAAAGATTTTGTGACAGCGGCGTGATAACCGGAACTGAAAATCTTAAATCAAACCGCAAAAGCCAACTACTGACAACTCCATTTCAAATTCCTGAACAACCTTCTTGTCTTGCACACATATATTTTACATATTCTGTTCCGGAAACATTTCAAGAAATTCATTATGCAAACTGCAATACCCTATACAGACAACGAAAAAGCTGCCGGGCCGAACAGGCCGATAGAAACAGGTTTCCCCTCGCCCGCCACCGATCACATAGAGAGCCCGCTGAACCTTCAGGAATATGTGGTCCGGCACCCGGCTTCCACCTATTTTGCGCGGATCGGTGAGGAGGGACATCCGGAACTGGGACTCTACAGCGGAGACATCGTGGTGGTGGACCGGTCGCTTGCACCGCGCCCGAACAGCCTGGTTATCGCTGAGCTTCACGGTGAGCACAAAATCTGCAGGCTTCACAGTAAAAACGGTACGTGGCTTCTTGAAGACGGTGCAGGCATAATTCATGAAGTGTCGTTTCGTGATCCGTTCGATACACCGGTATGGGGGCGCATTACCCACGTCATTCACCAGGTTTGATGAAATCAATAAGAAATCGCATTGACGTCAGCCATGTTTTCAGCATTTGCCCTCATCGATTGCAATAACTTTTATGCTTCGTGTGAGCGCGTTTTCGATCCTTCGCTTCGCAATCGACCCATTGTAATACTCTCCAACAATGACGGCTGTGTGATCGCGCGATCCTCAGAAGCCAAGGAGTTGGATATTGCCATGGGGACTCCGGAATTCAAGGTGAGGAGATTACTCAACAAACATCGCGTAGCTGTGCGCTCATCGAACTATGCGCTCTATGGGGATATGAGCCGCCGGGTATTTGATACCATTGAGTCTGTTACCGCCGACCTGGAGCTTTACAGCATCGATGAAGCCTTTGCACGACTATGCGCACCCACCGAAACCGACCTTGCGTCATTGGGTCGAACCATCCGTAATCGTGTTTGCAGGCATACGGGCATTCCGGTATCCGTTGGTATTGCGCCCACCAAAACACTCGCCAAACTGGCCAACGAACGAGCCAAGAAAGATCCCTCCTATGGTGGTGTATGCTCTATGATGCAGCCGCGCATAATCCGGGATACGCTTAAACAGTGCCCCGTATCCGGCATTTGGGGAATTGGAAAAAAGTTGTCCCATCATCTGAATCGTCACGGCGTGAAAACTGCTGCACAGCTCTGCACCATGCCCGACAAATGGATTCGTTCCAATATGAAAGTAACAGGGCTTCGCACCGTGATAGAGTTGAGAGGTACGCCCTGCCTGGAGATTGAAGAGAGCCTCGACGCCAAAAAGGGAATCATGAGTTCACGGTCGTTCGGCAAGCCCGTTTCCGATTCCGAACAACTAATGGAGGCGGTATCCACATTTACTGCACGGGCAGCAGAAAAGCTCAGAAGCCAGGGCTGCGTGGCCGGTTCGCTTACGGTCACGATCTCAACCGATAAATACAGGGATCCCAACCGGCCATACAAATTCAGCCGTACCCAAACACTAAAAAATCCCACTGCCTCAACCCCTGTTCTTACGGCTGCCGCCGGACGCATCACCGGCTATCTGTTCAAAAACGGCATGGTCTACAAAAAGGCCTCCGCCATGCTCACCGGGCTCATTCCGCAAACCGAGATTCAGGCAGACCTGTTCAGCGATGACCGATATTCCGGAAAAGACCACAGCCTGATGGAGAGTATGGATCGAATCAATTCGAGATTTGGAAAGAAGACGGTTGTAAGTGCATCTTCAGGCATGGACCCTGAGTGGAAAATGAAGCAACAGCACCTGAGCGGCCGCTACACCACTCAGTGGGGTGAGCTGATGGTAGTAAACCGCTGACGCCTTTCCCTGCGCACGATTTTCCTTTGCCCTATTTTCATATCGGATTGCTACATTACATGGATGTGATCCATTTTTCAACAAAACGAACCGCTATACCTATGCTTTCCATCAAAAAAACGGCATTCTGCCTTGTTTTGGCTCTGTTATTTATCCCCGGCCAAGCCATTTCACAGGACCAGTTCACCTTCGAAGACGTGATGAAATTTGAAGATATCAAGACGCCCGTCATATCAGCGGACGGGCGCTGGGTAGCATACGGTGTCTGGCCTGAAATTGGTGATGGTGAGGTACGAATTCGGTATGTGGACGACAGCCGCACGCATACAATTGACAGGGGTGAACGGCCGCAGCTTACTCATGACGGCAGCTGGGCCGGGGCTCTGATTCAGCCCCCCGCCGTGCCCCTTCCTGATACACAGAGTGATGACACGCATCCCTCGCTGGTGCTCTTGAGTACGGCGACGGGTGATACAATACAGTTTGCCGATGTGCGGTCATTCTCCTTCACAGAAAATGGCGAGTGGACCCTCATCCGTCATTACAGGCCGGATGATCTTGATGACGCTGCGAAAAAAAACAGCCGGCTTGGGTATCCGGTTACGCTTCACCATCTTTCCAGCGGCACCAGCCGAATGATCCCGTTTGTTCATGAGTCGGCGGCCGACAGCTCCTCTTCCCTGTTTGCGTATTCAACCGTGGACACAAGCGGTACTATAAACAGTCTTCGTGTTATTGGCCTTTCCGGACCGGATGAAGATGAATTAAGGCTTGCCGGCGGCGATAATATGCTCTATTCCAACCTGACCTGGGATCACGACCTTATGAGGTTCGCCTACACCTCCGCGCACATGGACACCTCCCGTAACTTTACGCCGGGCGATGCAGAAATATATATGGTCGATGCCTCAACCGGAGACCTCACCCTGTTAGTTGAACCCGATGACATTGCGGCCGGATACCGGCTGCGCGAACCCAACAGGCTTACCTGGACTCATGATGGAAACCGCCTCTTTTTTGGCGTTCAGGATGCGGTGATGGTTCAGATTGACGAAACGGATACACCCGAAGACTCTCTAACTATTGATAATCTCTATAGCGTTGAGCGTATTTTACGTGAAATAGAAGGAGACGTATGGCACTGGGACGATCCACAGATAAAGACTCATGAAAAGCAGACATGGAATCAGCGAAAAAATCATCTCTATACAGCCGTTTATCATATCGACAGGGATGAAATCGTGCAGCTTGCAACCCAGACGGTCCCTGACGTGCAGGTTGTACATCACAACGGCAAAACAATGGGGTATTCAGACCTTCCCTATCAAAAACTGCGCACGTGGGATGCCGCATACCGCGATGTCTATCTTATTGATATCCAGAGCGGGGTTCATGAACCCCTGCTGAAGAAACACAGATTCAGAGCCCAGCTTTCTGATGGCGGACATTTCACGGCATGGTTTGACGGAACCGACTGGTATCTGCAAAACAACCAGAATGGAATTCAGAAAAACCTGACCGCATCTATTCCCACTCCCTTTGCAGACGAGGACAATGACCGGCCGCGGCCTTCAGGATCCTATGGAATTGCGGGATGGACAGACAATGACCGGTCCGTATTGATTTACGACAAATACGATATCTGGCAGTTTGACACCGAAACGGGAGAAGCCGATATCGTAACAGCGGGCACCGGAAGAGATCGGCAGATGATATTCAGAATTTATGATACGGATCCTGAAAAAGAGACCTTCAGCCGCAATGAACGTCTTCTGCTGACGATGTATCACGACCGGGACAAACACTATGGATTTTATGAAGCGCGTGTCGGAAATGAAGGGGTATCGGCTCTACTGGAGAATCAAAAACGGTACCGCATCATTGAAAAAGCATCCGGCAGCAATGCGATTCTTTTTACACAGGAGAGCTATACGGAGTATCCCAATCTTTGGGTTAGCGGCAACCTGATGTTCAGGAATCCCCGGCAGGTAACCGATCTGCACAGTGATCTGACCGAACGTTTTGCGTGGGGCAGGGCTGAACTTGTGGAGTGGCTCAACATGGATGGCAGGCCGGTTCAGGGTGTGCTGATTTATCCGGGGTACTACGAAGAGGGCAAAAGATATCCTGTATTTATCTACTATTACGAGCGGTTTTCCCAGAGGTTGTATGAGTTCAACAAGCCCGTAACCAATCACCGCCCCAATTTTGCGCAATATACCAGTGACGGATATGCGGTATTTCTGCCTGATATCTGGTTTGATGTTCCCATTCCGGGATATTCGGCTACCAAAAACCTGGTTCCGGGTGTGCACAAACTTGTAGAAATGGGTGTAGCCGACCCGGACGCCATTGGTTTGCATGGACACTCCTGGAGCGGTTACCTAACCGCGCAGGTGATTACACAAACGGACATCTTTGCGGCAGCCGTAGCCGGGGCGCCGGTCGGTAATATGACCAGCGCCTACAGCGGCATCCGGTGGGGAAGCGGACTGGCCCGGCAGTTTCAGTATGAGCAGACACAAAGCCGCCTGGGCGTGAGCATGTGGGAGAACCTGAGTCCATATATTGAAAATTCACCGGTTTTCTTTGCCGATCGAATTAACACACCGATCATGATACAGCATGGAGATGCGGATGAAGCGGTGCCGTGGTATCAGTCCATTGAGCTCTACCTGGCCCTGCGAAGACTGGGCAAAGAGTCCGTTTTTCTGCAGTATCATGATGAGCCTCATCACCTGCGCAAGATGGCCAACCGGCTGGATTATGCAATCAAGATGAAAGAGTATATGGACCACTACCTGAAAGGTGACCCCGCTCCGGCCTGGATACGCGAAGGTGTACCCTACCGGGGGGAATAAGTCGTTATGAAATGCCCCGGGGAATTCTATTGTTTATCTAAATGAATGCAAACATAACTACAGCGACATGACCTGGACCGTTTATTTATCCGGAGAAATTCATTCGAACTGGCGAAACGACATAATAACGGAGGCCGGCGGGAAGAATCTGCCGGTCGAATTCACTGCACCCGTTACCGACCACGCAGCTTCCGACAATGCAGGAACCGATATACTTGGCAGCGAGGAGAGTTCATTCTGGAAAGATCACAAGGGAGCGTCCATCAACGCGATACGCACCCGTACCCTGATTGAGAAATCGGATATTGTGGTGGTTAAATTTGGTGAGAAGTACAGGCAGTGGAATGCTGCATTTGATGCCGGTTATGCGGCCGCATTGGGTAAAAAACTGATTGTAATGCACCCTGAAGAGCACACACACGCCCTAAAGGAGGTTGACTCTGCAGCTCTGGCTGTTGCAAAGACTCCCGCACAGGTAGCCGAGATCCTTGAATACGTTACCGTGAAGGAGTAGCTCTTACCCTGCAGGCTCGTATGTATTTCCTGAGAGACGCAGAAGCGTTTGCTCCAGCTGCCAGATATGTCGTCGCTGATGGGCGTCTATGAGCACCAAAAAGTCAGTCACTGACATGGGCAGGAATTTTATGATTGGATTTTTGTGCATCGACCGGCTCAAATCCAGTTTCTTTTCGCTGAATTGCTGAACCAGTTCCGACACCTTCCGTTCCGAGTCAAGCAGCAGCTCAATAACAGATTCCTTTTCAAGCTCCACTTTTGCAGGATAGAACGGCTGCAGTGTCTTAAGTTTTAAGCTGTATGGCGGCTCCAGTGCAGATGCGTAGAGGCCGTAAAAGAATCCCGGGCGGAAAGTTTTCTCCGGGTTCTCCGCGTAAACGGGCTCTAAACTGGCAGCTTTCTGTATGCTTCCGATATAGATACGGTTGAACTTTGCAATATGGCTGCAAATTTCTGCCGCACTCCAGCTTTTCCTGTCCGGTTTTAGCGTGAACAGGTCGTCCGGAATATCATCAAATGCCCGAACCCGATCCCGTGCCTTGTCAAATATGCTGATAAAATCGGAGTATGAGTATCGTTTGTTTCTGTTCATTATGACCAAAGATTTTGCCTAAACCAACGTGAGTTTCCCGAGGGGAAAGGGGCCTTTTTCGGTTCATTTCCTTATCCCGCCCCATAGGGATTCACTCGGGAAACCGACGTTAAACCAAGATATACATTGACCGGGTAAAAAAAGCAATTTTCAGGGAAGATCATATTTCGATATATTGTATATCGTAAATATACAATATATGATCTCCTCATCAGAGCAATTTGAACCTGTTTCTCTTGCGTATGCACGCTATGCTGATGCACTGTCGCATCCTGCAAGACTCACCGTGCTGGAAAAACTGGCTGAATTGGGTGTGGCAACCTGCGGAGAACTAACCGGAATGCTGCCGCTGGCGCAGCCTACCGTATCACAGCATCTAAAAAAGCTGGTTGACTCGGGATTGGTTCAGCGCAGGAAATCGGGCTTGAAGTCCCTTTATTCCCTCAATGAAGAGGCGGTTCAGGAGTACAGAAGCCTCTCCTTCGGGCTACTTAACAAACTTTCAAATCCACTGAATTAAAAATACGTTTGTTTGCCCATTGTCAATTCGTTGTAACAGCAAGGCACATTACTTATTCAATAAGGCCCAGTTCCCGCTTTTGGTTCATGATCCTGTTGTAGGATTCAGCAATTCTCTCTTCCGTGAGAGTTCCCTCTTCTACCAGGGAAACGATAATATCAATCACTTTTGGAACAACATCGGGGTCATAAACCGAATTATTTGCAAACACCACAACATCCACGCCGGCCTGTACTGCCCGTGCGATGGATTCACGAAGTCCATAAAATGACCGGATGGCCTCCATCTGCATATCGTCCGAAAAGAGTACTCCGTCATAACCGAACCGCTCCCTGAGTATGCCCGTCTGGATCTCTTCAGAGAGTGTTGCCGGCCAGTCCGGATCGAGCCGGCTGTTAAACACGTGGGCTGTCATCACGGCAAAGTCAAGATTCGAATCGGTTAACCCGGCGTAGGGCTCCAGCTCTGATTCTCTCCAGGTATCCGTCACATCCGCCATACCCAGGTGAGAGTCGTTCCAGGCGCTGCCGTGTCCGGGAAAATGTTTCAGCACACCGAGCACGCCTTCACTGTTAAACTCTTCCAGAAAGATGGATGCCTGTTGAACCACCACCTCGGGACTGTCTGAAAAACTCCGGCCAATTTTTCCTATTACAGGATTCTCCGGATTCAGGTTGATATCAACTACGGGCGCAAAATTCACGTTGAATCCCAGGTCAGAAAGAGTTCCCGCCATATCTGAAGCATAGTGTCTTGTTGAATCCGGATTATTCAGTCCGCCCAGGTATTCAGCTGACCTGTGTTCCGGAAAACCCCGTGCAGGTTTCAGCCTGGCCACTCTCCCCCCCTCCTGGTCTACTGCAATAAAGAGGGGAATTTCTGAAAGTCCCTGAAGATCAGCGATCAGTTTACGAAGCTGCGGAGGAGAGTCAATATTGCGGTTGGGCGACGACCCCGGCACGTGGTAGTCGAAAAGAATAACACCACCCGCGTGATACTGTGTAATGTCGCGGGTAACGTGAGAGGTGTCCGATATCTCAAAACCGTTGAACCCAACCATTACCATCTGACCCGCCATCGTTTGAAGATCAGGGAGTGCGTCTGGCCTGTCCTGGCCCTCACTGCAGCTGCACCATAGCAGCACAACGGATATGAAGCCTGCCAGACGATTAAGGTATTTCATGTTCATAAAATAATTTCTTTTATTATGACAACAATTAGAGAGAAAACAAAGGGATAGAAAATCCCGGTATTTGCATCCAGAGAGATAAACATTAGATTTTTTTAACTATTTACTTTGTAACAACGGGAGACCCCGAAGGTCTTTTATATAACGAAAAAAGAAAAAGCCTTCGACAAAATAGATCATCACAATAATAAGAGTCTGAAGCCTTCATATATAATGGTTTCTGACGGATTACTACGACAACTTACGATTAAGCAATCAAAACACTATTAAGGGTCTGAATTATGATTGAGAGCATAACAAAAAAAGATCTGGAAAATAAGATCGATGAGTATCTGGAGGGAAATCTAACTCCTGATCAGATCGATGAACTCTGGGTTGAACTCATCCAGGATGAGTACTATATGGATTATCTGAAAACGGCAGCCAGCCTTAAGGGACTTGCCGATAAGAAAAACTCCCCTGCTACCCTCTTTACCCTCACCGGTATGAAGCAGGTATATCTGACAGCAGCTGTACTGATCATGTCAGCCGTATTGGTTCTTTACACACTGTATGATCAGGGCACGCCGGCTAGTGTGGAACCCCTGGCCACTATTGAGCTCGACTACTACCGCTCGGCAGATGGCACGGTAACCGAAAACAATCTTTCCGATATATTGATGTCTGTTATTTCCGCTGCAAACTCAGGGGATACCGATGCAGCCATCAGCATAATTAACAGCGAACTGGAGTCCACAAGCGACCCCGCTGTTCAGCATGAACTGATGATTACCGCAGGATCCATCCTGTACAATATCGGTCAGTATGACCAGGCTTTGGCGTGGTTTGAAAATGCATCGGTGATTGACACGCCCGACATGCAGATGAAAGAGAGAAATTATTGGTATCTCGGTAACACGTATTTTCAGCTGAATATGATAACTGAAGCCAAATACGCACTCGAAAATGCCTACGAACTTAACGGAGCCTACAGCAGAATTGCAGAAAGTTATCTGAGAGCACTATCCGATTAATTTTCTTCCCTGCAGTATCCGTTTACAAATTTCCACTTACCCCGGCTTCTTAAAACACCGGGGTTTTTTTATGCCCACTGATACCCTGATTCCACCACACCCGGCGAATCTGTGCGTACACTGCTTCAGATGAAGGATACGCTGAGAGCTTTGCCAAAGCTATTCGTAAATCAACCGAACCCGTAAATCATTGGGCGTGCGATCGCAACAGGCTTCAGCAATTCATAAAAAAGAGGTGCCGGTTAAACCCATTCACGCTTTCGCCCAATCACAACCGATATGGACAGTAGGAACAGTACCGCAAGAAGTGTGTTCGACGTTGTTTCAGCCTCTCGCGCAAGTAACGGCCGGTTATCCCCGTTCAGAATGTAGGGACCCCAAAAGTGCGGATTAGCGTTTTTTGTTTTAATGAAATCCATTTTGGCTTTCTGCAGGGACTCTGATTTGGAGAGGCCTTCATTCAAATATTCGTAAAAGAGATTTGCAAATTCCGCCGCATAGTGGTCATTGACAGACCACGCGTTCAGTACCAGGCTTCTGACGCCCGCATAGCGCAGGGCACGATTGATTCCCATAATACCCGTTCCCTGCAGATAACGGTCGCCTCCCGATTCGCATGAATTCAGCATCACAAGTTCATTCCGGAGATTCAGGTCGAACAGTTCATACGCAAACAGCTGTCCCTTCACTGTTTCTCCATCTTGCGTATCACCGTCTGCGTAGAAATGCAGTGTTGAAAAGAGCGGATCGCTATCTGATACTTCACTGTGCGTTGCCATATGCAGTACGCGGGTTTTGCCCGCAATCTCCCTGAAATCAGCACTTGTGGCTTCCTGATTGGTAAATGAACGGCTTTTATCAAAACGCTGAAGTCCATCGGCCACGCTCCGTACTTCTTCGGGCGCCCGCGGCAGAGACACCAGACTCCTTCCGGTTTCTTCGTTTTTAAAATCGGCTACACCGAATCCTGCAAAATCGTAATCGTACGAAATGTTTTCTTCTTTTTTGGTCAAATCTTTCAAACTGTTCAGCATGTAGAAATCCGCCCTTTCGATCAGGTATTCCGTGGAACCGTAGCTAAAAGGGGTATCGGGCAAACGAACGGGCATTACGGCGAGGGGCAGCTGATACAGGTAACCGTCTGGTACAATGATAAACGAGCTATAATCCTCATAGAGTGAATTCAAGCCAAGAAAACGGCCAATTTCATAAAATTTCATCAGGTCAGTCTCACCCGTGAAAATTGATTCAAGAGCACTCTCAAAAAGATTCCGCGTCGCCTCTGTCACTTCCAGCTTTCTGATTTCTGTTTTATCGCGGTCGATAAACGCGGTGTAATAGTGCGAATTGATTTCGGTGATATGGACCATTACCTGTTGGGGACGGAGGTTTCTTTTGAGGGACCATAGCTTAACCTCCTCATAATCGGGTGTTCCTGAATATTGCCGCAGCAATGCCCTTCGCTGTGCGGAGAGCTGTTCCAGATCACTTTTTATCTGAAGCCTCTCCTGGCCCGAAGTCGACACAAGCTGGCGTCTGAGCCGATCCATCTCATCCCGAAGATTTTTCTCTTCAAGAAGCTGCTCATCATTCAGGCGGCTGGCCTGCACAAGCGGACTGTCGGTTAGAGATGCATCATTAATGGTTCTGACGCGGTCGAGCAGATTGATTACCTCGTCAATCCTGTTTTGGCTTATCAGAAAATCGGCATAGGTCTCGAAGAGGTAGGTGTACTCTTTTTCCAGGTTCCAGTAGCCGGATTCGACGTCCGAACTGTTTCTCGCACGTTCAAATACTACCTCTATGAGGTCTGCGAATTCCGTACCGGCCTGTCGCACATCCCCGCGAAGTGACTGGATATGTGATGAGACGGTGTTGGCATACACCAATACTCTGAAAGGCAGTACGGATGTATCGTATGTCCTGAATTCGTTTATATTCTCCGCAGCCTCACTTAAACGTCCCGTTTCAGCCCGTATCTGGGCCAGATTTACCAGGGTCTGAAGATAGTTTGCCGTATTGCTGTTTGACGCAGAGGACTCCAGTATACGGTTAAGAAGGCGCTCACTTTCCACCCAGTTTTGCTGTTCCAGGTAAATATCGGCTTTTGTTTTAAGAACCCTGTCCCTTAATCTGTAATCCGTATCCTGATCAATTAATTTCTCGGTCATATCCAAAACACGCAATGCCTGTTCGGTGTTGTTTAGATACTCCTTTTCAAAAAGCGCCCTGGATATATTTATAGCGATCAGGCCACTTCTATTATCATTTTGCTCCGCAAGTTCTTCTGCAAGGTCCAAATAGTCCTCTGCAAGATCCCAGTTTCGAAACTTTCTGTAAAAAACATGCAGATTCCGATAAATTTCGTCCTGATAATCTGTATTTCCGGTAGCACGCGCAAGATCAAGGGCTCTGAGCTGTGTCTCAACATAGGCATCCGTCTCACCGGTATTGAAGTAAACAAGGCTTAGGTTGTTATAAACAATTACCTTTCCCCTGTCGGAGATCGAGTCTATATTGTCTACAAGTTGCCTGAAAACCTCTCTGGCTCTCTGAAAATTTCCCAATTCTATTAAATACGCGCCCTGACTTACCAAAATAGAAAGCCTTCCGTTGCTGTCTCCAACATAGGCGCTCAACGGCAGTGTATAATCTCTCTGAACTGCCAGGCTTTTGTCCAGACGCCCCTGGCTGTAAAATGCAAAGTCGATACCCCAAAAGAGATTTCTCTTTAGTGTCGACGGTGGTATGTGGGGAAGCTCCAAGTTATCCTCAAAAATGCTGTACATCACGCTATAGCGGTCCACTTCAAACGCTGCTTTGGAGAGTGTGGCTCTGAACAGGTCGTCAATAAACGGCCCGAACTCCACCAGGTCAAACCGTTGCTCCCAATGCTCTACAAAAGAATCGAATAGTAGTTCATCGGCCAGTCTATTGTTTCTCAGGTAGTAGAAAATCAAAAATTGATGGAAGTGAAACTGGGTAACATCGATGTCACCTTCTGTAAGCAACCGGCCATCCCTGGCGGCTTCATTGACTGCTGCCAATT
It encodes:
- a CDS encoding S24 family peptidase; translation: MQTAIPYTDNEKAAGPNRPIETGFPSPATDHIESPLNLQEYVVRHPASTYFARIGEEGHPELGLYSGDIVVVDRSLAPRPNSLVIAELHGEHKICRLHSKNGTWLLEDGAGIIHEVSFRDPFDTPVWGRITHVIHQV
- a CDS encoding Y-family DNA polymerase, which gives rise to MFSAFALIDCNNFYASCERVFDPSLRNRPIVILSNNDGCVIARSSEAKELDIAMGTPEFKVRRLLNKHRVAVRSSNYALYGDMSRRVFDTIESVTADLELYSIDEAFARLCAPTETDLASLGRTIRNRVCRHTGIPVSVGIAPTKTLAKLANERAKKDPSYGGVCSMMQPRIIRDTLKQCPVSGIWGIGKKLSHHLNRHGVKTAAQLCTMPDKWIRSNMKVTGLRTVIELRGTPCLEIEESLDAKKGIMSSRSFGKPVSDSEQLMEAVSTFTARAAEKLRSQGCVAGSLTVTISTDKYRDPNRPYKFSRTQTLKNPTASTPVLTAAAGRITGYLFKNGMVYKKASAMLTGLIPQTEIQADLFSDDRYSGKDHSLMESMDRINSRFGKKTVVSASSGMDPEWKMKQQHLSGRYTTQWGELMVVNR
- a CDS encoding alpha/beta hydrolase family protein; translated protein: MLSIKKTAFCLVLALLFIPGQAISQDQFTFEDVMKFEDIKTPVISADGRWVAYGVWPEIGDGEVRIRYVDDSRTHTIDRGERPQLTHDGSWAGALIQPPAVPLPDTQSDDTHPSLVLLSTATGDTIQFADVRSFSFTENGEWTLIRHYRPDDLDDAAKKNSRLGYPVTLHHLSSGTSRMIPFVHESAADSSSSLFAYSTVDTSGTINSLRVIGLSGPDEDELRLAGGDNMLYSNLTWDHDLMRFAYTSAHMDTSRNFTPGDAEIYMVDASTGDLTLLVEPDDIAAGYRLREPNRLTWTHDGNRLFFGVQDAVMVQIDETDTPEDSLTIDNLYSVERILREIEGDVWHWDDPQIKTHEKQTWNQRKNHLYTAVYHIDRDEIVQLATQTVPDVQVVHHNGKTMGYSDLPYQKLRTWDAAYRDVYLIDIQSGVHEPLLKKHRFRAQLSDGGHFTAWFDGTDWYLQNNQNGIQKNLTASIPTPFADEDNDRPRPSGSYGIAGWTDNDRSVLIYDKYDIWQFDTETGEADIVTAGTGRDRQMIFRIYDTDPEKETFSRNERLLLTMYHDRDKHYGFYEARVGNEGVSALLENQKRYRIIEKASGSNAILFTQESYTEYPNLWVSGNLMFRNPRQVTDLHSDLTERFAWGRAELVEWLNMDGRPVQGVLIYPGYYEEGKRYPVFIYYYERFSQRLYEFNKPVTNHRPNFAQYTSDGYAVFLPDIWFDVPIPGYSATKNLVPGVHKLVEMGVADPDAIGLHGHSWSGYLTAQVITQTDIFAAAVAGAPVGNMTSAYSGIRWGSGLARQFQYEQTQSRLGVSMWENLSPYIENSPVFFADRINTPIMIQHGDADEAVPWYQSIELYLALRRLGKESVFLQYHDEPHHLRKMANRLDYAIKMKEYMDHYLKGDPAPAWIREGVPYRGE
- a CDS encoding YtoQ family protein, coding for MTWTVYLSGEIHSNWRNDIITEAGGKNLPVEFTAPVTDHAASDNAGTDILGSEESSFWKDHKGASINAIRTRTLIEKSDIVVVKFGEKYRQWNAAFDAGYAAALGKKLIVMHPEEHTHALKEVDSAALAVAKTPAQVAEILEYVTVKE
- a CDS encoding DinB family protein, which encodes MNRNKRYSYSDFISIFDKARDRVRAFDDIPDDLFTLKPDRKSWSAAEICSHIAKFNRIYIGSIQKAASLEPVYAENPEKTFRPGFFYGLYASALEPPYSLKLKTLQPFYPAKVELEKESVIELLLDSERKVSELVQQFSEKKLDLSRSMHKNPIIKFLPMSVTDFLVLIDAHQRRHIWQLEQTLLRLSGNTYEPAG
- a CDS encoding ArsR/SmtB family transcription factor, which codes for MISSSEQFEPVSLAYARYADALSHPARLTVLEKLAELGVATCGELTGMLPLAQPTVSQHLKKLVDSGLVQRRKSGLKSLYSLNEEAVQEYRSLSFGLLNKLSNPLN
- a CDS encoding glycoside hydrolase family 3 protein; translation: MNMKYLNRLAGFISVVLLWCSCSEGQDRPDALPDLQTMAGQMVMVGFNGFEISDTSHVTRDITQYHAGGVILFDYHVPGSSPNRNIDSPPQLRKLIADLQGLSEIPLFIAVDQEGGRVARLKPARGFPEHRSAEYLGGLNNPDSTRHYASDMAGTLSDLGFNVNFAPVVDINLNPENPVIGKIGRSFSDSPEVVVQQASIFLEEFNSEGVLGVLKHFPGHGSAWNDSHLGMADVTDTWRESELEPYAGLTDSNLDFAVMTAHVFNSRLDPDWPATLSEEIQTGILRERFGYDGVLFSDDMQMEAIRSFYGLRESIARAVQAGVDVVVFANNSVYDPDVVPKVIDIIVSLVEEGTLTEERIAESYNRIMNQKRELGLIE
- a CDS encoding tetratricopeptide repeat protein, whose translation is MIESITKKDLENKIDEYLEGNLTPDQIDELWVELIQDEYYMDYLKTAASLKGLADKKNSPATLFTLTGMKQVYLTAAVLIMSAVLVLYTLYDQGTPASVEPLATIELDYYRSADGTVTENNLSDILMSVISAANSGDTDAAISIINSELESTSDPAVQHELMITAGSILYNIGQYDQALAWFENASVIDTPDMQMKERNYWYLGNTYFQLNMITEAKYALENAYELNGAYSRIAESYLRALSD
- a CDS encoding CHAT domain-containing protein; translation: MHTLLFLSALLAAQIQVDPTEYAERYNREGNSPHSVWAQVTLYYSSPDEIRPQLLQAIQSDIVRSGIRESESAEGAILAINRTLRDESLLLFNLLLEPDGEVRSTLYNSFYSEGPQLPGELAAVNEAARDGRLLTEGDIDVTQFHFHQFLIFYYLRNNRLADELLFDSFVEHWEQRFDLVEFGPFIDDLFRATLSKAAFEVDRYSVMYSIFEDNLELPHIPPSTLKRNLFWGIDFAFYSQGRLDKSLAVQRDYTLPLSAYVGDSNGRLSILVSQGAYLIELGNFQRAREVFRQLVDNIDSISDRGKVIVYNNLSLVYFNTGETDAYVETQLRALDLARATGNTDYQDEIYRNLHVFYRKFRNWDLAEDYLDLAEELAEQNDNRSGLIAINISRALFEKEYLNNTEQALRVLDMTEKLIDQDTDYRLRDRVLKTKADIYLEQQNWVESERLLNRILESSASNSNTANYLQTLVNLAQIRAETGRLSEAAENINEFRTYDTSVLPFRVLVYANTVSSHIQSLRGDVRQAGTEFADLIEVVFERARNSSDVESGYWNLEKEYTYLFETYADFLISQNRIDEVINLLDRVRTINDASLTDSPLVQASRLNDEQLLEEKNLRDEMDRLRRQLVSTSGQERLQIKSDLEQLSAQRRALLRQYSGTPDYEEVKLWSLKRNLRPQQVMVHITEINSHYYTAFIDRDKTEIRKLEVTEATRNLFESALESIFTGETDLMKFYEIGRFLGLNSLYEDYSSFIIVPDGYLYQLPLAVMPVRLPDTPFSYGSTEYLIERADFYMLNSLKDLTKKEENISYDYDFAGFGVADFKNEETGRSLVSLPRAPEEVRSVADGLQRFDKSRSFTNQEATSADFREIAGKTRVLHMATHSEVSDSDPLFSTLHFYADGDTQDGETVKGQLFAYELFDLNLRNELVMLNSCESGGDRYLQGTGIMGINRALRYAGVRSLVLNAWSVNDHYAAEFANLFYEYLNEGLSKSESLQKAKMDFIKTKNANPHFWGPYILNGDNRPLLAREAETTSNTLLAVLFLLSISVVIGRKREWV